In Nicotiana tabacum cultivar K326 chromosome 17, ASM71507v2, whole genome shotgun sequence, one DNA window encodes the following:
- the LOC107817805 gene encoding ferredoxin-thioredoxin reductase catalytic chain, chloroplastic, whose translation MRTLQASTSYSVGFGISSFATLPKPSTRRDVAVAKMEPSEKSVEIMRKFSEQYARRSGTYFCMDKGVTSVVIKGLAEHKDTLGAPLCPCRHYDDKAAEAQQGFWNCPCVPMRERKECHCMLFLTPDNDFAGEEQAISMEEIKETTANM comes from the exons atgagaactcttcaagcgTCCACCTCTTACAGCGTCGGCTTTGGGATTTCATCTTTCGCTACTCTTCCTAAGCCTTCTACTCGTCGCGACGTCGCCGTAGCTAAAA TGGAACCATCAGAGAAATCTGTCGAAATCATGAGGAAATTCTCGGAGCAGTATGCTCGTAGGTCTGGAACATATTTCTGCATGGACAAAGGGGTGACTTCTGTGGTTATCAAG GGATTGGCAGAGCACAAGGATACATTGGGTGCGCCACTCTGCCCCTGCAG GCATTATGATGACAAAGCTGCAGAAGCGCAGCAGGGCTTCTGGAATTGTCCATGTGTACCGATGAGAGAGAG GAAGGAGTGCCACTGCATGCTTTTTCTCACACCTGATAATGATTTTGCTGGAGAGGAACAG GCGATTTCTATGGAGGAGATTAAGGAAACAACAGCAAACATGTGA
- the LOC107817806 gene encoding uncharacterized protein LOC107817806 isoform X1, whose amino-acid sequence MSRPQVTITLGRSGQKVVKRSSASQGTGFGQQRLSGGKRSLGETYKTDSEDPSLSLRKRVREYGGAGNRAGNSGYGGPNDVRVGQNDLRLKLIRRRRQKEIILEIEKRKKEQHKMMAENVRSAEQSHRKLVTVGQRSSGASELHQMEAMRSSYASQTYGGVRPRSPNRLAKDSREILSPSNITAAQHVLSIRPAETSRAVGMLRADLNPSSLKGLTPMTMRSTLDAGKSMLGLSSANGSMLQSSYPDQPPVTVVSLLNSLGLGKYAIHFQAEEIDMAALKQMGDRDLKELGIPMGPRKKILLAMLPQNKRAMTQVVGR is encoded by the exons ATGTCAAGGCCTCAGGTTACTATCACATTGGGCCGCTCTGGTCAA AAGGTGGTGAAGCGATCGTCAGCTTCTCAGGGAACTGGTTTTGGTCAACAAAGATTGTCAGGAGGCAAAAGATCACTAGGAGAGACCTATAAGACTGACTCTGAGGATCCTTCTCTATCACTTCGCAAACG TGTGCGGGAGTATGGAGGTGCAGGGAATCGTGCAGGGAATTCCGGATATGGTGGCCCTAATG ATGTAAGGGTGGGGCAAAATGACCTCCGACTGAAACTAATACGCAGAAGAAGGCAAAAGGAAATTATTCTGGagattgaaaaaagaaaaaaagagcagCATAAGATGATGGCAGAAAATGTTCGATCGGCAGAACAGTCTCATAGGAAGCTTGTCACTGTAGGCCAACGATCATCTGGAGCTAGTGAGTTGCACCAGATGGAGGCAATGAGATCCTCCTATGCATCACAGACTTATGGTGGTGTAAGACCAAGATCCCCAAATAGACTTGCAAAAGATTCTAGAGAGATCTTGTCACCAAGCAATATCACTGCAGCTCAGCATGTACTATCAATAAGGCCAGCTGAAACCTCAAGAGCAGTTGGTATGTTGAGAGCTGACCTGAACCCTTCCTCATTAAAAGGTCTTACCCCTATGACCATGAGGTCCACACTAGATGCCGGGAAATCGATGCTAGGTCTTTCTTCTGCAAATGGAAGCATGCTACAAAGCTCATATCCT GATCAACCGCCCGTGACCGTGGTCAGTCTATTAAATTCCCTGGGTTTGGGAAAGTATGCTATCCACTTTCAAGCTGAGGAG ATAGACATGGCGGCATTGAAGCAAATGGGGGACCGTGACCTGAAGGAGTTGGGGATACCTATG GGACCGAGGAAGAAGATTCTCCTAGCTATGCTTCCCCAAAATAAAAGAGCAATGACGCAGGTGGTAGGAAGGTAG
- the LOC107817807 gene encoding zinc finger AN1 domain-containing stress-associated protein 12 produces the protein MGGGTEAFPDLGSHCQHFDCRQLDFLPFTCDACQKVFCVEHRSCKSHECPKSDINSRKVLVCEICSMSIETTGCQGEDDKAILQKHEKSGDCDPKKKKKPTCPVKRCKEILTFSNTSTCKSCRIQVCLKHRFPADHACKRNSSLSQPSVNNKFLIALAARSGNDCGNKNRTSTSRPTTPSVKAC, from the exons ATGGGAGGAGGAACAGAAGCTTTTCCAGATTTAGGAAGCCATTGCCAACATTTTGATTGCCGTCAGCTCGATTTTCTCCCCTTTACCTGCGATGCCTGTCAAAAG GTATTTTGTGTAGAGCACAGATCATGCAAGTCTCATGAATGCCCAAAATCCGATATTAACAGCCGAAAAGTTTTGGTTTGCGAAATCTGTTCCATGTCTATTGAAACCACCGGCTGCCAAGGTGAAGATGATAAAGCGATATTGCAAAAACACGAGAAATCTGGGGATTGTGAtcccaagaagaagaagaaacctacCTGTCCTGTGAAGAGATGCAAGGAGATTTTGACATTCTCAAACACCAGCACTTGCAAGAGTTGCAGGATTCAAGTTTGCCTCAAGCATCGGTTTCCTGCTGATCACGCCTGCAAACGGAATTCTTCATTATCCCAGCCGTCAGTTAATAACAAGTTTTTGATTGCTCTGGCTGCAAGGAGTGGGAATGATTGTGGGAATAAAAACCGCACATCAACTTCACGCCCCACCACACCTTCTGTTAAAGCTTGTTGA
- the LOC107817806 gene encoding uncharacterized protein LOC107817806 isoform X2 — protein MSRPQVTITLGRSGQVVKRSSASQGTGFGQQRLSGGKRSLGETYKTDSEDPSLSLRKRVREYGGAGNRAGNSGYGGPNDVRVGQNDLRLKLIRRRRQKEIILEIEKRKKEQHKMMAENVRSAEQSHRKLVTVGQRSSGASELHQMEAMRSSYASQTYGGVRPRSPNRLAKDSREILSPSNITAAQHVLSIRPAETSRAVGMLRADLNPSSLKGLTPMTMRSTLDAGKSMLGLSSANGSMLQSSYPDQPPVTVVSLLNSLGLGKYAIHFQAEEIDMAALKQMGDRDLKELGIPMGPRKKILLAMLPQNKRAMTQVVGR, from the exons ATGTCAAGGCCTCAGGTTACTATCACATTGGGCCGCTCTGGTCAA GTGGTGAAGCGATCGTCAGCTTCTCAGGGAACTGGTTTTGGTCAACAAAGATTGTCAGGAGGCAAAAGATCACTAGGAGAGACCTATAAGACTGACTCTGAGGATCCTTCTCTATCACTTCGCAAACG TGTGCGGGAGTATGGAGGTGCAGGGAATCGTGCAGGGAATTCCGGATATGGTGGCCCTAATG ATGTAAGGGTGGGGCAAAATGACCTCCGACTGAAACTAATACGCAGAAGAAGGCAAAAGGAAATTATTCTGGagattgaaaaaagaaaaaaagagcagCATAAGATGATGGCAGAAAATGTTCGATCGGCAGAACAGTCTCATAGGAAGCTTGTCACTGTAGGCCAACGATCATCTGGAGCTAGTGAGTTGCACCAGATGGAGGCAATGAGATCCTCCTATGCATCACAGACTTATGGTGGTGTAAGACCAAGATCCCCAAATAGACTTGCAAAAGATTCTAGAGAGATCTTGTCACCAAGCAATATCACTGCAGCTCAGCATGTACTATCAATAAGGCCAGCTGAAACCTCAAGAGCAGTTGGTATGTTGAGAGCTGACCTGAACCCTTCCTCATTAAAAGGTCTTACCCCTATGACCATGAGGTCCACACTAGATGCCGGGAAATCGATGCTAGGTCTTTCTTCTGCAAATGGAAGCATGCTACAAAGCTCATATCCT GATCAACCGCCCGTGACCGTGGTCAGTCTATTAAATTCCCTGGGTTTGGGAAAGTATGCTATCCACTTTCAAGCTGAGGAG ATAGACATGGCGGCATTGAAGCAAATGGGGGACCGTGACCTGAAGGAGTTGGGGATACCTATG GGACCGAGGAAGAAGATTCTCCTAGCTATGCTTCCCCAAAATAAAAGAGCAATGACGCAGGTGGTAGGAAGGTAG